In one Achromobacter spanius genomic region, the following are encoded:
- the ccsB gene encoding c-type cytochrome biogenesis protein CcsB, translating to MSTTTTPHPSSPDTLNVAPEVLWQDSLSETGDNRARRGKPDWTDVVFFLLLSVGAAFALTRHGNAMDYYEKIILCGTVPALAWLGWLWRPLRRLMVACAIAAGLALMLYGNDLARAEQVFFLKYLFSSQSAILWMCALFALAMVCYWIGVFSPTAAWLGTALTWGAVFAGVTGLLVRWREGHLMGPDLGHIPVSNLYEVFVLFSLITALFYLYYERKYATRALGGFVLLVVTSAVVFLLWYSFTRDAGQIQPLVPALKSWWMKLHVPANFIGYGTFSLAAMVGFAYLVKQHGQTTSWAKLAPLFILGVLLCAEPMVFRTDGLSATWMLYFGVGAVIVGAILLGRRRIAAALPSLEVLDDIMYRAIAIGFAFFTVATILGALWAADAWGAYWQWDPKETWALIVWLNYAAWLHMRLIKGLRGTMAAYWALMGLLITGFAFLGVNMFLSGLHSYGQL from the coding sequence ATGTCGACGACGACCACCCCGCACCCTTCCTCGCCGGACACGCTGAACGTGGCGCCCGAGGTTCTCTGGCAAGACAGCCTGTCGGAAACGGGCGACAACCGCGCCCGACGCGGCAAGCCGGACTGGACCGACGTAGTCTTCTTCCTGTTGCTGTCGGTGGGCGCGGCCTTCGCGCTGACCCGGCACGGCAACGCGATGGACTATTACGAGAAGATCATCCTGTGCGGCACCGTGCCCGCGTTGGCGTGGCTGGGCTGGCTGTGGCGACCGCTGCGCCGTTTGATGGTCGCCTGTGCGATCGCGGCGGGCCTGGCCTTGATGCTGTACGGCAATGACCTGGCCCGCGCCGAGCAGGTGTTCTTCCTGAAGTACCTGTTCTCGTCGCAGTCCGCCATTCTGTGGATGTGCGCGCTGTTTGCGCTGGCCATGGTCTGTTACTGGATCGGCGTATTCAGCCCCACCGCCGCGTGGCTGGGCACGGCGTTGACGTGGGGCGCGGTGTTTGCCGGCGTCACCGGCTTGTTGGTGCGCTGGCGCGAAGGCCACCTGATGGGGCCTGACCTGGGGCATATCCCCGTCAGCAACCTGTACGAAGTCTTTGTCCTGTTTTCGCTGATCACGGCGCTGTTCTACCTGTATTACGAACGCAAGTACGCCACGCGCGCACTGGGCGGTTTCGTGCTGCTGGTGGTGACGTCAGCCGTCGTGTTCCTGCTTTGGTATTCCTTCACGCGCGATGCCGGCCAGATCCAACCGCTGGTGCCGGCGTTGAAAAGCTGGTGGATGAAGCTGCATGTGCCCGCCAACTTCATCGGCTACGGCACGTTCTCGCTGGCGGCGATGGTGGGCTTTGCCTACTTGGTCAAGCAGCACGGGCAGACCACGTCGTGGGCCAAGCTGGCGCCCTTGTTCATTCTGGGCGTGTTGCTGTGCGCCGAGCCGATGGTGTTCCGCACCGACGGCCTGTCCGCCACCTGGATGCTGTACTTCGGCGTGGGCGCCGTGATCGTGGGCGCCATCCTGCTGGGCCGCCGCCGCATCGCCGCCGCGCTGCCCTCGCTGGAGGTGCTGGACGACATCATGTATCGCGCCATCGCGATCGGCTTCGCCTTCTTCACGGTGGCGACGATTCTGGGCGCACTGTGGGCAGCGGATGCCTGGGGCGCGTACTGGCAGTGGGATCCCAAGGAAACCTGGGCGCTGATCGTCTGGCTGAACTACGCGGCCTGGCTGCACATGCGCCTGATCAAGGGCTTGCGCGGCACCATGGCGGCCTACTGGGCGTTGATGGGCCTGCTGATCACCGGCTTTGCATTCCTGGGCGTGAACATGTTCCTGTCGGGGCTGCACTCGTACGGTCAGTTGTAA